The DNA sequence CaagttaaataaaatcagGAAAATTCAGGGATGAAGAAAAAGTCAGAGGAAGAGGtaaattcgtttgaaattcaacGCGCTTTGGTTGCAGGACATTGAGAAGGTTTGGAACTATGAGCAGTTTGGACCAGGACGATGACCTGGATGACCAGCCGGACGATGAAAACCAAGACATGGAATCACCCCCATCTGGTCTGAGAGCCTGGACGGCAAGAGCGAGCAGTTACGTAGTGAGTAAAATGGCACTGCTGGAACAGTTGGGTGAAGTTGTTGGGGGTCACCTCTTACATCCCCCTGTCCCTCCTGAGAGGACTGAGTTTTCGCTAGACCCAAACGACGAGGAGGGTACAACGTCGGGAGCGACGTCCGGCGATGATATTTGGGGTACGCCGACCTCCGGAGGTCCCGATGACGAGAGCTTTCCAACAAGTCCGGTAAGAATGTTTCCCGAGAGTGACGAAAGAGTCACGAAATATTCGAACAGCGCAATCTTGATGCACGGCGTGTGGTGGTGCAGATTTTTAACCGCTGATACTGCGATCTTCACGCCATGTTTTATCAATATTCTataggaaatattttcatttgtaagaatttttttttctctcctcaaaTTGTTGTAGTAtgatttgaagattttttggtACGGAATTTTTCTGTGCGTGCTTTTCTGCGATGTACAATTAACGCGGAGTTTGTGCCTTTCGAGAGGAGGCTAATATCAATTATAGCTTCTAAGCTTCGCACGCTTTGGCCTATTGCATGACTATGCTTGCCCTCTGTTTGCAAAGAATCACTAGCCGAGCTGTGACTGACTTCCATAGCCACCGTCTTCTACCGTCAATGCCATTGCCTCTGGGGAAGACAACTACGGTCTTAATCTATCGATGGATGATGATCAGGACTTAGATTCTGAAGGGAGAGATGGGATTCCGGCGATAAATATGGACCAGCTTCTAACTGGAGGTGGCATCAGTTCTTTGCGATGTTCTATCGCGAGAAGAAGACTGGAACCTCTGCTCGAAGAAGAAGACTGCCCTGAAAGCGAAAAGCAGCAAGTTGGGTGGTGGTGACAACGATTAAAGGCTGATTCAGGGGTTCAAGCTTTGCAAAGTATCGATTCTAACAGAGATATGACCCAGAGggaattgaattttgcaaagTTAAGCCGCGAGGATGTAGAGTTTAAGAGGAAGATATTAGACTTACACAGGAAACTGTCATACGTTGACGATGGCAGGGGAAGTTCAGGGTCACCGTccaaaaatcaagattcgaACTACCAAGAACGATTAGAAGCAATATCGACGACAATGAAGATTTCGGTCAGTCACATCGAAGCCGAAGAGAATTCCGAACATGAGCAGAATTCTATGACACAAACGACGTGCACAGACGAAGAGCGAAAGTCCGAACAATTGTCAACAGGAAATTCGACGCATGGTCAGTCTGCGGAATTTGGGAAACCATTAAGAGCTGATCAATGTAATTCAGACATTCACGGTTCTGCATCGTCAGAAGCCAATTATCTCAATCATTCGATGATTAGAAGACGAAGTATGAAGCTCTTGAGCTTTTTGAGCGGCAAATCGTCCGACAAATCACAAGAAGAACGCTCAGCTAAGCTGCTGAAGATGTACATGCCAGTGGAGAAGGAAACTAGACAACAAAATACGATATCTATTCACCATACGTCCAGGGATAGAAGGTTTTGGAAATTAAGAAACCGTCGAAGGTCCAGCTCTGCGTGAAATGTACAGAAAGTTTGTTAAATATTCTCTAATCGTTGTCTCTCCATGAATAGGCCTTCCAAGATGTTCGTGTTATTAaagttttatgaattttacaaGTATCGATTAAGGATCTCAAATTGTTTTCCTAGAATTTAGAGACTATTAATGCATACAGTTAACGAAATAGAAGTCTCCCTAGTCTTACGGTATTCCGACATAAGTAAAGTACATTGTTATTCCCTCATAAAAGTATATTACGGAGATTCAAACGGGTCATCACGTCGCGGTAGTGTATGCTTGACGttaaacaatataaatttcattaaaacgtCTTTAAAAGTCGTATACCAGGGCCTAGCATGATTGTTTTATAAACTTAGTCATAGTAGGATCTTTTATTTGCAGCTGCAGTATCGTCATagtattaatttcaatctacCGTATAGTCAATTTAGGTCCGCACGACTGACCCAATGCGGCACATACGTCCTCAACTGCATTGTGCTCGAAtgtattacaaaattcaaataaaacattctaacaaaagataattattactattgatAGTAGTCTGTGAAAAGCTGTACGATAGACGGcaaaatgcaaataaattatattatttgttgAGATGTaggtaattttattattttcggtGTATTTACCTCATAGACTGCAAGcttctaattttctttcaaataatcaTATCAAGCTCATATCGAATAATAGACTATTCATTTCTTACGACAAAGGTGCTTAGACTTTGTTAACTAGCACatacaattaaatatatttgtcACAGTAGATCTACAGTGGATTGAGCCATCTGAGCCTCATTTCTTTGCGTATAGCTTCGCCCTCAAGCTTCTTCCAATCTTTTCTATATTCATCTATAGCATCTATTCGCTTTTGCTCAATTTCCACTTTAGGGTTAACCATAAAAGTGCCATTTTCATGTAGGTAGGATCCTTTCAAGCTCGCGGTTTTCGGTATTCCATCAGGACACTTTATTGGCGTGACTTTAATCAAATGTTTCACTTGCCACAGAAAAGCATTCATTTCTGGTGTGTTCTTTACAATGGTTACATCGCTTTTCTGAAAGTAAATGGAAAAACAAGATATTTAGTACAGTAGAGCTCGCTGCAAATCGTCGTCTAAAAAATAACCAACAATTTTTGTTCGGCTAGGCAAGTTAGTAAGAACATTTTTTGCTTCAATTCGAATTACAAGTACAGAGTAGGCAATAGataaatctgaaattattACGAAGCAACTCACCTTTTCCAAAAGATTTAGCTGATACATTATCTCCTTTTCCCACCACGGTGTTCCACGGAGTGGCTTAATTCGTTTAAccataaataattttgttggTACTATTGGAGGGTCGACATGATTTGGAGATCTAAAATCACGAAGAGTAATTGTTCATGCCGGTCTAATGCCAATAATAACGCAAGTATTACATACAATGATATTGAAAACATAACCTCATACTTACTTGGGAAAGTATGTTATCAACCCGTATTTTACACCTGGATCATCTTTATACTTTGGGTCATATCTTCTCGCGTAATGCCGAATGCCTCCTAATAACAGTTTTGTCATGGTTGACATAATTCCTCTGAAATGGGGACGAATGTTGGTCCAAAATTTCAGAGTTTTCACGGGTGCTAGTCAGTAGACAATACTTACACATTCAATGACTTACACCATGCATCAAGTCAACGTGCAGATCTACGACTCGGTCCACGTACAAGTTATTTAATAAACATAGGGACTCTGATGCACGTGATAAGCGCCTCTAATGGTCGAGATACTAACGCCTTGGGTTAAATTTTCGAGATGCCTTGACGGTAGGTGTGTCAGTAATCTACCAATACTCTGTCGTATTTGGTATCACGAACTCAGTGGATAAGATAGAGCATATTTACCGTAGCAACGAAGTGCGACAAACAAAACACAAGCATTGACGAATGATAAGACTGCAGCATGAATATGAAACGTGCTATTTCtaagaaaagaatgaaataaaaaattcaaaaatccatAGAAATGGGTCAATGCCTGATGAAGTTTGTGCTAAACTGTCGACTTATGCCGCTagtcgaatgaaaattcaaatttacgcGTGGAACGGCAATTCAATAAACGTCTGACTTCCCTCTATTATGATTATAGTCTTTCATTTCCGGTTTCCAGCTGACATTACGTCGTCGGCCTGATACATGATTCTGTCAGTTTTCTCCCACGTAGTCTTCACGTGTGTAATGTCTGAAAAATTAACCGTCAAGAGGCTTTGAATATAATgttaattttgtaataaaagaaTGTACAAGAGCGCTGACAGCACGCATTAAGGCAAAATGGATATAGAAACTGAGAAAGTTATCGATCTTATCTTTCCCGACGGGTTGCCAGGTTAGGTTAAAGAACAAACCTATTATGATCGAGCGTCTTTACCTATATCTGACCAATTCTCACGATATTATCGAgtttcagtaaaaatttttccatgtaAACTTGTCGCACacctaataaattttttttcaaattgttagcAGTTTAATATTTGTTACAATAACTCTCTGTATCGATGTAGATTAACTAAGAACTCAATCATAAGTGGATATAATTTTCTACACAGCGTACACGCAATCGTACAAAGTTTTCAAGTATCGTGCAATACTCGTAATGATTGATTTACAATATTAGGAAAAACAAATCAAGTTTTGGATTAATATGACAATTTGATTACAGAACCATGGAAGGAAAATCCTGACTTTTATCAGTATTTGTCAAAGTTGGGAGGCTTTGATGTGGAACAATTGAGTAAGTTATAAAATTTGGCATTGTGATGTGAAAGGATATCACTTATCCTGTCTATGTATTTGTAACTGTAACAACATAGTATAAATCTATCTCAATGCACCATTGTTAAAGATATAAGTGaagcattattatacatttggAACTCGCTGTCATTATGAAATAATCTATTACTTATAATTGCAGTTAAGGAACCCGAGCATTTGACTGATGACAAAAATTCTGTACTGCTGCAAACTCAGGAATTAGCCTTTTCTAACTATAAGACATTCATCCGAACTGCTGAAAGTTCACGAGAAATATTCAGACAGgtagaaacaaacaaaatttggCAAACTCAGCAATGCAAATTATGAGGGTGTATGCAtgctatttttaaaaaataagcgTCATAATTAATCACTGTGATGTTTAacatatgattttttattaaagtTCAATGAGACTGAAAATCACTTGGATAATCTCATTCAAAAGTTACCAGACTTTGCAAAAAGTTGCCAGTCTTTTTGTGATGCTTCGAAAGATATCAACACACATCGTCGATTGAATGGTCTTACTTTAACCCGCAATGCAGAACTTCTTGAGATACTTGAAATGCCTCAGTTAATGGAGTCATGTTTAAGAAGTAACCAGTATAACGAAGCTCTAGAGTTATCTCAATATGCTAGGCAACTGGGCGCAAAACATGGAGACATTCCCATTATAGCTGTGAGTGATTTCTTATGAGTTTGATCATTTTTGCAAAGAAATGGCTGTCAAATTGGTTTGATGGTCTATcactgaatttgtttttttttctctcaagtcCATTGTAGCAGAGATAGAAAATAGTTGGTCAGGAATGGTGAGCCAAGTTGTTGGTTCTCTAAGAGGAGATCTTCCGCTTCCAAGGTGTCTGCAGCTCGTTGGGCTGTTAAGATCGATGGATGCATTCACAGAACCTGAATTACGAATCAAATTCCTGCAGGCTAGAGATAGCTGGCTGCAAGGTTTATTGAATGGGATTCCCAAAGAAGATCGTGAGCATCTTTCATATATATTATGACCGCATCTACGTTGTTATTCAACATATTTACCCTCACATACATAAATTACTCTATTTTCAGCTAATCAACATCTAACAAAGACAATCGAATTATCAAGGATACATTTATTCAACATAATCACTCAATATCGGGCAATTTTCAATGATGATGATCACTTAACATCATCTCGGGATATTATCATTAATGAATCTGCGATATTTCATCATTGGctagaagaaaaagtaaatccCTTCTTTGCCTTTTGATGAATTCCATAATCGATTACTATTTTATTATGTATCATCGCAAATGCGCAAGACTTGAGAGTgcctttttttcatgatttacAGTCTTCttaattttcagatatttcaatttttgactaCCCTTGAGCAAGATTTGCCCGGAGTGACTTCTATAGACTCAGTTCTTGGGCAGTGCACGTATTTTGGGTTATCGTTCAGTAGAGTAGGTGCAGATTTCACAGCAAGAATGTCTGACATCTTCATCAGTGCTATCGGTAACCGATACGAAACGGCTGTGCGTAGAACAAcaagaaagtttgaaaaagacATGGAAACATTTACACTGATCAATAAATTACAAAGGGTCGATGTTAAAGCAGAAACATCAGGGCGCTCTGtgagaattttatcatttgttCTATTTTATTAATCTAATTGAAAACCTGGTAGTCAGCCTTGTATTAAATAATACAAATGCATGTCTtcttagagaaaaaaatactaattaATTGGAAACTCCATTCAATATCTTTACAGGAAAATCCTCCAGAACAATTGGTTGAATTTTTCCCCTTAGCTGAATATTGTAATGGACTAATATCAGCTTTCAATGAATTGAGATTGTGCGCTCCAGTTGCTCTAGCTGACAAGTCTACACATCTTTTGCAAGATTCTCTGCAAAGTGTAGCGAAAGCAATGCTCATATTTTACAAACAAGAACAACAGGTAAACTGTTcacaatgatttttattttcgcgtcCATGTGTTTCGTTCTTTATATGACctaatatatacaattttaacTCACTCAATTGTTATAATATGGACCAAAATCAATGTTGCAGGCATTCACGGCTGCTGAACGAGACAACATGATCACATTTGCAGAATCATTGAATGAACATTTAATTCCTTACGTACAGTATTGTATACATGCAATCTTTCCACCAAATCAATGTGCCTCCAGCCTAGGCATCACTGTGAACCAGTTACAAAAAGAGGTGAGTGGAATTTTGTACTCCTTCTTCTCAACTTTGGCacttatttgaatattttgcatGTCTCAATAATTCGGTAGTTATTGTTATCAGTTTTTGGGGTTTACAAATTCTCAaaactctttttctttcagagTATTACCTATTTGGATCACAAAAGTATCACTCAACCACTAGCCCCGTTATTGCCAGTCAGACTAATTTCAAAAGACCCGATTTTACCTCAACCGACTGTCACAGGGCCTCTTCTTGATACGTCACAGAAAGAACTAATTTCCAGCAATGACCTTAATGTACTGGAACCTGGCGAAAACGCATCCAAAGAAACCATGAACACAAACACAATAAATGAGATGGAGAAAGATCTCGCACCGAATGTTGAAGtaccaaaaatacaaagcgATACAGGTTTAGAATATAAAGAAGCAGTGATGACTGAAAATAATGACGCAactgattgaaattaaatctgCTGGACTGCATATATAATTGTACACGTTACTTGGGAAGATGTATGTGTGAATCATCATCCGGTACTGCAACGAGGAATGATATGCTTGGCCAGTAACGATTTAAAGTgtcttaaaatatttcatttatatggGCGGGGGAGATACAAATAAAGAATGTGGTACACAAAAGGTCATTTGCAaagtactgaaaaaaattattgaaattattacagtAGGTGAATACAGATGATATAACTATGTTATTACGTAATATTTCATGCATCACTGCAGTTACCATTTCTACCTATAATccgaattgaaaaatggtaatGATTTTTGACACTTGcagtatatacaatattttggtTACAAAATTTGCAAGTGTTGGTACCTAGTAATTTGGTAATGTGACGCAATTAATACCTGGTAATTGAATAATcggattattatttattataatattgtccGAACATGTGGCGTGATAATTAcacttaaataaatatatttattgaatttcgtAATTGTGCTCTGTTATCTCTATTTTTTCCACGCAGTATTCTTCAGTAGCAACGTATGcgcaataataatatctaaaTC is a window from the Diprion similis isolate iyDipSimi1 chromosome 6, iyDipSimi1.1, whole genome shotgun sequence genome containing:
- the LOC124406828 gene encoding 39S ribosomal protein L30, mitochondrial, producing MSTMTKLLLGGIRHYARRYDPKYKDDPGVKYGLITYFPKSPNHVDPPIVPTKLFMVKRIKPLRGTPWWEKEIMYQLNLLEKKSDVTIVKNTPEMNAFLWQVKHLIKVTPIKCPDGIPKTASLKGSYLHENGTFMVNPKVEIEQKRIDAIDEYRKDWKKLEGEAIRKEMRLRWLNPL
- the LOC124406762 gene encoding conserved oligomeric Golgi complex subunit 8 yields the protein MDIETEKVIDLIFPDGLPEPWKENPDFYQYLSKLGGFDVEQLIKEPEHLTDDKNSVLLQTQELAFSNYKTFIRTAESSREIFRQFNETENHLDNLIQKLPDFAKSCQSFCDASKDINTHRRLNGLTLTRNAELLEILEMPQLMESCLRSNQYNEALELSQYARQLGAKHGDIPIIASIVAEIENSWSGMVSQVVGSLRGDLPLPRCLQLVGLLRSMDAFTEPELRIKFLQARDSWLQGLLNGIPKEDPNQHLTKTIELSRIHLFNIITQYRAIFNDDDHLTSSRDIIINESAIFHHWLEEKIFQFLTTLEQDLPGVTSIDSVLGQCTYFGLSFSRVGADFTARMSDIFISAIGNRYETAVRRTTRKFEKDMETFTLINKLQRVDVKAETSGRSENPPEQLVEFFPLAEYCNGLISAFNELRLCAPVALADKSTHLLQDSLQSVAKAMLIFYKQEQQAFTAAERDNMITFAESLNEHLIPYVQYCIHAIFPPNQCASSLGITVNQLQKESITYLDHKSITQPLAPLLPVRLISKDPILPQPTVTGPLLDTSQKELISSNDLNVLEPGENASKETMNTNTINEMEKDLAPNVEVPKIQSDTGLEYKEAVMTENNDATD